A section of the Saccopteryx leptura isolate mSacLep1 chromosome 6, mSacLep1_pri_phased_curated, whole genome shotgun sequence genome encodes:
- the SCGB3A1 gene encoding secretoglobin family 3A member 1 has translation MKLTTAFLVLCVALLSQCTEAFFLPRRAMTVATLKPAAPTAVTHKPVAPNPIGLKLAVPNPAALTSAMKATAGAMLSPPLLKRLNPLNLLLASLGIPVEHLVEGSRKCVTELGPEAVGAVKALLGVLTFFG, from the exons ATGAAGCTTACCACCGCCTTCCTGGTGCTCTGTGTGGCCTTGCTCAGCCAGTGCA CTGAAGCCTTCTTTTTGCCCCGGAGGGCAATGACTGTAGCCACCCTCAAGCCTGCGGCCCCAACTGCAGTCACCCACAAGCCTGTGGCCCCGAATCCCATCGGCCTCAAGCTTGCGGTTCCAAATCCAGCTGCCCTCACCTCTGCTATGAAAGCCACAGCTGGGGCTatgctctcccctcctctcctcaagAGACTCAACCCCCTGAACCTCCTACTGGCCAGCCTGGGCATCCCTGTGGAGCACCTGGTGGAGGGCTCCAGGAAGTGTGTGACTGAGCTGGGCCCCGAGGCCGTGGGAGCCGTGAAGGCGCTGCTG GGAGTCCTGACTTTCTTTGGCTAA